GGCAGCAATTATTCTCACATCGATTTTTTGGGTTCTAGTGGCTCCAATCATCGTAATTTCTTTCTCTTGAATTACACGAAGTAACAAGGCTTGTACTGCATAGGAAGCATTCCCTATTTCATCAAGAAATATAGTTCCTCCGTCTGCAGCCTGAAAAAATCCAGCTCTGGTTTCATTCGCTCCAGTAAACGATCCTTTTACAAATCCAAAAAGCTCACTTTCCAAAAGGTTTTCAGGTATTGCCCCGCAATTAACTGTTACAAAAGGGGATTGCGAATATTTACTATTATAATGTATAGCTCTAGCCACTAATTCTTTTCCTGTGCCGCTTTCTCCTGTTATTAGTACGGTGGCTCTATTATTTTTAATTCTGTGTACCAGAGAAAGAACTTTTTCTAGAGCTAGAGAATTACCAATAAGCCCTGATTTCTCGATGTTTTTCAATGGGCTAACTGCAGATTGCGAAATACAAGCCTCTTCTTTTTCATTAAATGCTTTTTCTACTGCTGATTTTAATTCTTCAATAGTAAATGGTTTAATGAGATATTCCATAGCGCCTGATTTCACCGCTTCCACAGCACCTGAAACAGAGGGAAATCCAGTAATAACCAATACAGGTATATCAGGAAAGTGTTCAGAAGTGTATTTTATCAGCTCCATGCCATCTATTCCAGGCATCCTTAAATCGGTCAATAATAAATCTATTTCAGAATTTTTCAGAATTTCTATTGCATCAGTTACATCAACAGCCTTAAATGTCTGATAGCCTAGTTTGGAAAGTTGTCTGTAAAGCACTTCCAAGACTTCGTAAGAATCGTCAACAATTAGTACGGTTTTATTTCTCATTGCTTTTGTTGTAATGGGAGTGAAACAATAAAAGTTGTACCGCCCTCTTCCTCAGAAGAAAAATTGATAGTGCCATTATGTTTTTTAATAATACCATGGACTACACTCAATCCCAAGCCAGAACCTTCACCTTCTGGCTTGGTAGTAAAAAACGGTTCAAAAATTCTGTCATTTATTTGTGAAGACATTCCTTTTCCATTGTCAATAAAGTACATTTTTAATTGATTATCTTCTTTTCTCAATTTAACGATAATATAACCACCTGGTGGCGTTGCTTGAATAGCGTTGATAACCAAATTAAATATTACTTGTGTGATTTGAATAGGGTCAAGTTTCACAACAATATCTTCGGAACTAAGCTGTAGGTTTAGCGATACTTCAGCATTTTGAAAACTTGGTTTAAGCAATTTTAAGGAATCCTCCATTAATGAATTGATAGAGATTGCTCTAATCTGTTGTGGCATTTCACATGCAAAAAACATCAGATTTTTAACTATCTCTCTGGCATGAAGTGTTGAATTGATGATTTTTTCAATATCATCTTGTATGTTCTTATCACTTTTTTGAATTAGTTGGGCAAATCCCAAAATGCTCGTTAATGGCGTATTTAACTCATGTGCAATTCCAGCAGAAATCTGTCCCAATATTGCCAAACGATCATTATGCCTAAATTTTCGTTCCATCAACTCCTCATTTTGTCTATGTTCAAAGTTTTCAATAAAAGTCCCTATTTCTTTTGCAAGCTTGACCAGAAGCTGATGTTCTTCTTGAAGAAAATCTGTCTTACTAAATTTTTGATCGGGGTAATGAATAATTAAATTTCCTTTTTCTTCTCCATTAACTTCGATGTTTACACACTGAAATATTGTACTTCCTTGAAGAGTTCCAGAAATAAAGTGACCCTTGCGCAATGAAATCTCTGCAATCGCACTTTCAGAATGCCTCCAGGCTTTGGGAATCGCCTGAACAATTGCATTCATGGTTTTATCAAAAGAATTATGATGAAGAGTAATTATATTGGATATTTCATACAAGCAGGTTAATTCCTTTATCCGTTCGTTTAAGGTTTCTATTACGTTTTCAGCTTCCATTAGTAGTAGTTTCTTCAAACTTACTAATTTTCGGTTTCACTAACTCATTTTAATAGAATTGGTATTGAACAGAGAAATTAGTTAAAAGCTTTAAAATCCCGACTCTTATTCCAAAAATAACTTAAAGCCATACTCAAAAACATTAATAGGATTATCCAGCCGTTGGCTACTCCTAAAAATTGCCGGAGTTCTATATTTCCAACAAATGATGCCCAAACTCTTCCAATTAAAGTTAGCTGGAAGAATAGCCAGGGGATATAAAGTCCTGGATGATAAATCAATCTTTTCACTTTTACCACAGCCGGAAAGATGATAGGAGCATGTGCCCAAATCATGGAAAAGGCAAAACCCAAAAAGAAGCTATGCACCCACACATCATAATATAAGCTGTGCTTCTCAAGAAAAATCATAATGAGGGCGTGGACTAATAACCACATAAAACCAACAATCAAACCTAGTCCGATGTATCGATATTCTCCTTTTTTCTTCACAGATATTCTTGCCATATCAAATCGCAACAGCCAAAGAGCAATTAAGGAAATCAAAATTCCGGTAATGCGACTTCCACCGAAATGGAAAGGGATGAAAAAACTAGCAAATACACCTGCAATCAATACATATAAAAGAATAACATATATCTTTTTGACAGGTAAAAATCGGCTCAGCTCTAATCTTTCTCCTACAATAGTGAATAGTAAAAAAGCAATCCACCAAGGCACTACCATAGGGATAAAATCTGATTTCAGTAATAAAGCATTACCCACAGCCCAGCAAAAAGCTCCCAATGTGATCACATAATGCGAGGCTTCTTTGACTTTCATACTTTGGATGTACATCAGAAAAGTTAAGCCTGCAGAGGAGAGCACTAAACTGATAATGGCAATTTGAGTGAAGACAAACAGGTTTAAAGGCAAAGCTAAAATTGCCAGAATAGGAATTAAAAACCAGCTTTTGTTTTTCATCACAACAGCTCTTTCCATGCTGATTAAAGCCCCCATAAAACTTCCTGTCATAATGATTCCATGATGAAAAGCAGCTTCTGTAATGTTAAATTGTGCCCAACCCAAGCGCAACCAACCGCCAATGATACCCATTATCAATGAAAGCATCACAAAGGGCAATATCCAGATGTGCTTTGGCATTTATAAATCCTTTTTGTTGTAGGCTTTTAGTGATAATCCAAGTGGAAGAACAGTCCATACCAGCATGACTAGCAAAATAATGCTGATGCCCCAATTCTCGGTAAATACTTTTTGAAAAATAGCACCACTATAGCCCATTAAAGCCGCTGCCTCTGTTTGCATCAGAACCAGGATTCGCATCAAATCAACAGGGTTTATAAAGCTGATATATAAGACTAACTTTTCAATTGGGTAGTCACTGAAATTGTACATTAAAAGCAGAATGATTCCGTCAAACAGCAGCACAAAATACACCCAAATGAGAAGTGAGAAACCCATCCCTTTTGATTTATCTTTGGTCCAAACGGCCACACCTAAAGCTAATGCAACAAATATAAAGTTAAGAAATGTAGTGCCTAGGATCATAAATATGGAAGCCGTTCCAGCATTCATAATCAGTAAAGGAATACCTGCCCCGAGTAGGTAAACGCAAGTAAAAACTACAGCAAGACTTAAATACAATGCCATAAACAGCGTTTTTCTCTTGATTGGCTGTGCATGCATCAGCATCATAAACTCATACATATTGTAAAAATATATGGTAGCGAAAATCAGGCATATCATGGGCGTCACTAATAGGCTAACATTCAGTATGCCTGTTAGTGCTTTATCTCCCTGCCCTTGCAAACTGAAAAGACCAAAACAAACTGCCCACAAAAATATTAAGTAGAGCAGCATGACCTTATTTTTCAGTAAGTCAGCTGTTATAAATTTGGCTATTTTAAACATAGTGATTTTCGGTATTTAAAATGCTGGCAATAATTTTATTTAATCGGCTTTCAGATGTCTCTTCTTTTAGAGCAGTCATTTGCTTATCAAAATATAAACTTCCATCCATCAGGTAGACCACCCGGTCTGCTATATCATCCAGATCATTCAAAATATGAGAGGTAATCAATACCAATTTATTTTCCTTTTCAATAGCCTCTTTCAACTTTTTCTTTAATATTTCATTTGATACAGGATCTAAACCGGCAGTAGGCTCATCCAAAATTAAAATCTCGGGTTTGAAAAGAAACGCCAAGGCAGCACTTACCTTTTGTCTCATCCCGCCAGATAATATTCCCAATTTCTTTTTGCGCATATTATCGATATTGAATGCTTCATATAAAGAAAGATCATAATCTGTCACATCTTGTCGAATGCTTTTCATCATTTTGAAAAGCTGCTGCACTGACATATGCTCAGGGAATCTATTGATTTGGGGCATGTATCCGATTTTTGATCGATAATCACTTTGATTTCGGATATTTTCATTTTGCACATGAATCTCTCCTTTTTCAATCGTGACCAATGCTAAAATGCTTTTTATCAGCGTGGTCTTGCCTGACCCATTTGGCCCAATTAAAGCCACACACTCTCCAGCATTAAATTGGAGATTAATCTCATTTAATACCTTATGTTTTGCAAAATGCTTATTTAAATCTTTAATCTTGATCATAGTGATTGGGTTTAATCTTCGGTTTTTGATCAATAAGTTGTTCGGGAATAAATTGAGGAAAAAGGCGTTCTGCTGCATCCAAACTATTCACCAAAAAACTGTGTAATAACATACTGGCCGCTGGAATTTTGTCCGTGACTATTGCAAAAAGATTTACTGGACGATGCGGTACATCCCCAATCCCGTCCTTATTTAAATCATAGCCGGAATATTGGCTCCAGTAATTTCCTTCAAAGTGATTGAGATTTGATTTAGAGTTGGTCAGCACTTCAAAAGTATTGCCCACAAAATCGTTTTTTATAATCTGATTATCCAGACTATTACCTTTAATGTCCATGGCTTTGCCATTATTGTGAAAGAGATTGCTTTTAATTGAGAGCCTATTGGCTCCTTCGGCATAAATTCCAACAGTATTGCGCGAGAAGTTATTATTTTCTATGCTTCCATCTGAAATCTCTTTAAGCAATAATCCATAACTGGCACCGCCCCAATTATCAAGAAATTGGTTATCTCTCATTTCAATGTGCTTGCTGAACATTACTGCTACACCGGATCCGTTATCT
This is a stretch of genomic DNA from Marivirga harenae. It encodes these proteins:
- a CDS encoding sigma-54-dependent transcriptional regulator; amino-acid sequence: MRNKTVLIVDDSYEVLEVLYRQLSKLGYQTFKAVDVTDAIEILKNSEIDLLLTDLRMPGIDGMELIKYTSEHFPDIPVLVITGFPSVSGAVEAVKSGAMEYLIKPFTIEELKSAVEKAFNEKEEACISQSAVSPLKNIEKSGLIGNSLALEKVLSLVHRIKNNRATVLITGESGTGKELVARAIHYNSKYSQSPFVTVNCGAIPENLLESELFGFVKGSFTGANETRAGFFQAADGGTIFLDEIGNASYAVQALLLRVIQEKEITMIGATRTQKIDVRIIAATNSDLHAMTKTNTFREDLYYRLNVISVHTPSLRERKEDIPQLTHHFIEKYSKEYQKDNINITPKAIELLIRHSWPGNIRELENIIQRSLIMADEIIDVAQLPEYIKIPVPNVKEEEYKTLKEMEKNYILKVLQSVDNNKSKAAEILGIDRKTLRMKIS
- a CDS encoding ABC transporter permease subunit is translated as MFKIAKFITADLLKNKVMLLYLIFLWAVCFGLFSLQGQGDKALTGILNVSLLVTPMICLIFATIYFYNMYEFMMLMHAQPIKRKTLFMALYLSLAVVFTCVYLLGAGIPLLIMNAGTASIFMILGTTFLNFIFVALALGVAVWTKDKSKGMGFSLLIWVYFVLLFDGIILLLMYNFSDYPIEKLVLYISFINPVDLMRILVLMQTEAAALMGYSGAIFQKVFTENWGISIILLVMLVWTVLPLGLSLKAYNKKDL
- a CDS encoding sensor histidine kinase, which translates into the protein MKKLLLMEAENVIETLNERIKELTCLYEISNIITLHHNSFDKTMNAIVQAIPKAWRHSESAIAEISLRKGHFISGTLQGSTIFQCVNIEVNGEEKGNLIIHYPDQKFSKTDFLQEEHQLLVKLAKEIGTFIENFEHRQNEELMERKFRHNDRLAILGQISAGIAHELNTPLTSILGFAQLIQKSDKNIQDDIEKIINSTLHAREIVKNLMFFACEMPQQIRAISINSLMEDSLKLLKPSFQNAEVSLNLQLSSEDIVVKLDPIQITQVIFNLVINAIQATPPGGYIIVKLRKEDNQLKMYFIDNGKGMSSQINDRIFEPFFTTKPEGEGSGLGLSVVHGIIKKHNGTINFSSEEEGGTTFIVSLPLQQKQ
- a CDS encoding ABC transporter ATP-binding protein, encoding MIKIKDLNKHFAKHKVLNEINLQFNAGECVALIGPNGSGKTTLIKSILALVTIEKGEIHVQNENIRNQSDYRSKIGYMPQINRFPEHMSVQQLFKMMKSIRQDVTDYDLSLYEAFNIDNMRKKKLGILSGGMRQKVSAALAFLFKPEILILDEPTAGLDPVSNEILKKKLKEAIEKENKLVLITSHILNDLDDIADRVVYLMDGSLYFDKQMTALKEETSESRLNKIIASILNTENHYV